One stretch of Miscanthus floridulus cultivar M001 chromosome 18, ASM1932011v1, whole genome shotgun sequence DNA includes these proteins:
- the LOC136523394 gene encoding uncharacterized protein yields MMDRGDGHISLLAKLGLAVLTCNSLVAAYRSWGDPGSLAFVELAYAALLLLLHFLRRFERAAAAPADRGRAKAAVWALSTLLTAMFAARVAPLMPLPVGVAVWAVAAVTAGGGFWALFISH; encoded by the coding sequence ATGATGGACCGTGGCGATGGTCACATTTCTCTCCTCGCCAAGCTCGGCCTGGCCGTCCTGACGTGCAACTCCCTCGTGGCCGCCTACAGGTCGTGGGGCGACCCGGGCTCGCTCGCGTTCGTGGAGCTCGCCTACGCcgcgctgctgctcctcctgcatTTCCTGCGCAGGTTcgagcgcgcggcggcggcgcctgcggACAGGGGGAGGGCGAAGGCGGCGGTCTGGGCGCTCTCCACTCTGCTCACCGCAATGTTCGCGGCGAGGGTGGCTCCGCTGATGCCGCTGCCGGTCGGCGTGGCGGTCTGGGCGGTGGCGGCCGTGACGGCCGGCGGTGGCTTCTGGGCGCTATTTATTAGTCACTGA
- the LOC136519875 gene encoding uncharacterized protein — translation MTVFSPSTAKHGYHCGETLGVIVSLQPPGCTPRARKRQMEFYPHGVLATLGLATLTGTSVLAAYRSRDDPRSAAFVAGAYASTALLFHFLRKFERGEGDRGRTKVAVWLLTTLLTAMFACKVAPLMPLAVSFLVYLMAAGTVGAGFWALFLHQ, via the coding sequence ATGACCGTGTTCTCTCCGTCGACAGCAAAGCATGGCTACCATTGCGGCGAAACGCTGGGTGTAATAGTGTCGCTCCAGCCTCCAGGTTGCACGCCGCGTGCCAGAAAGCGGCAGATGGAGTTCTACCCTCACGGCGTGCTGGCCACGCTCGGCCTCGCCACTCTGACGGGCACCTCCGTGCTCGCCGCGTACAGATCAAGGGACGACCCGCGCTCTGCCGCGTTCGTGGCCGGCGCCTACGCCTCCACCGCGCTGCTCTTCCACTTCCTGCGCAAATTCGAGCGCGGGGAAGGGGACAGGGGTAGGACCAAGGTGGCGGTGTGGCTGCTCACGACTCTGCTCACGGCCATGTTCGCCTGCAAGGTTGCCCCGCTGATGCCGCTGGCCGTCAGTTTCTTGGTGTATCTGATGGCGGCCGGAACCGTCGGCGCTGGATTCTGGGCGTTGTTTCTCCATCAGTGA